A stretch of Candidatus Binatus sp. DNA encodes these proteins:
- a CDS encoding alpha/beta fold hydrolase has translation MAEPSESQDAEAQKLEAQKLKAQREAAIRADNLAPQVRRHTWINIAGPIAAVFLGIAAAAIYLRPIDVLRFIQISRLGWSGVVQNDLALKDTLITYLVTGGYAEQEPVVMIHGLGPNAALVWRGVMPLVASAHFKVVAPNLPGFGSSEHKQVNYSIAYQAAAVAQMIDALKIDKINLVASDLGADVALYYAVDHPDKVERIVLVGGGLAGKRGADKLRAGMLPTTVEAIRAQAQMSLFDLPPLPEVIYERMMMELARDMQAQTDMLNSVPRDEAHIRSKIGQIFNTLTIIIWGARSPFFAAAEGEALHAALPGSATVVFKTSGAFPQLEHPDDFADSLIFVMKQTEGGR, from the coding sequence GTGGCGGAACCATCTGAATCGCAAGACGCTGAAGCGCAGAAACTCGAAGCGCAGAAGCTCAAGGCCCAGCGCGAAGCCGCGATTCGCGCCGACAATCTCGCCCCTCAGGTTCGCCGCCACACCTGGATCAATATCGCAGGCCCGATTGCCGCGGTCTTTCTCGGTATCGCGGCGGCCGCGATCTATCTGCGGCCGATCGATGTGCTCCGCTTCATCCAAATCTCGCGCCTCGGATGGTCCGGCGTCGTGCAAAACGACCTCGCGCTGAAAGACACCCTCATCACTTATCTCGTGACTGGCGGCTACGCGGAGCAGGAGCCGGTCGTGATGATTCACGGCTTGGGACCCAACGCCGCGCTGGTCTGGCGCGGAGTGATGCCGCTGGTCGCGTCGGCGCACTTCAAGGTCGTGGCGCCGAATCTGCCGGGCTTCGGATCCTCGGAGCATAAGCAGGTCAATTATTCGATCGCGTACCAGGCCGCCGCCGTCGCCCAGATGATCGACGCGCTCAAAATCGACAAGATTAATCTAGTCGCGAGCGACCTCGGCGCCGACGTCGCGCTCTACTATGCGGTCGATCATCCGGACAAGGTCGAACGGATCGTGCTCGTCGGCGGAGGCCTCGCCGGCAAGCGCGGCGCTGACAAGCTGCGCGCCGGCATGCTGCCGACGACCGTCGAAGCGATCCGCGCGCAGGCGCAGATGAGCCTCTTCGACCTGCCGCCGCTGCCCGAAGTGATCTACGAACGCATGATGATGGAGCTCGCCAGGGACATGCAGGCCCAGACCGACATGCTCAATTCGGTGCCGCGCGACGAGGCGCACATCCGCTCGAAAATCGGCCAGATTTTTAACACCCTGACGATCATCATCTGGGGCGCCAGGAGTCCGTTCTTCGCCGCCGCCGAGGGCGAAGCCCTGCATGCGGCGCTGCCCGGTTCAGCAACGGTGGTATTCAAAACGTCGGGGGCGTTTCCCCAACTCGAGCATCCCGACGACTTCGCCGATTCACTGATCTTTGTAATGAAGCAGACCGAAGGCGGCCGCTAA
- a CDS encoding copper resistance protein B, with protein sequence MGEDRVFYHLLFNQLEGRTNGPDNEFRWDGEAWIGTDLNRLWFKSEGSFENGQASDGITEALYARPIPHLRYFDLQAGVRYDLDSNPGRTWGAIGIEGLAPNFFEFELTFYFSDGGRIAGRVNGFYDMLITNRLILQPQFELNFYNKNDPSRGAGSGLSELDTGLRLRYEISRKFAPYIGVAYNGKFGETADFTRDEGGIVNDVRFVFGIRVWY encoded by the coding sequence ATGGGTGAGGATAGGGTCTTCTATCATCTGCTGTTCAATCAGTTGGAAGGCCGCACCAACGGTCCGGACAACGAGTTTCGCTGGGACGGGGAGGCATGGATCGGCACCGATCTGAATCGGCTGTGGTTCAAGTCCGAGGGCTCCTTTGAGAACGGCCAAGCTAGCGACGGAATTACCGAGGCGCTCTACGCGCGCCCGATACCGCATCTTAGATATTTCGACCTGCAAGCGGGCGTTCGCTACGACCTGGATTCCAATCCCGGGCGCACTTGGGGAGCGATCGGAATCGAGGGCTTGGCCCCTAATTTCTTCGAATTCGAGCTCACCTTCTATTTCAGCGACGGGGGCCGCATCGCAGGGCGCGTGAATGGCTTCTACGATATGCTGATTACGAATCGCCTGATATTGCAGCCTCAATTCGAGTTGAACTTTTACAACAAGAACGATCCCAGCCGCGGCGCCGGTTCGGGGCTTTCAGAGCTCGATACGGGTCTCCGCCTGCGCTACGAAATCAGTCGCAAATTCGCGCCCTATATCGGCGTAGCCTACAACGGTAAATTCGGTGAGACGGCGGATTTCACCCGCGACGAAGGTGGCATCGTCAATGATGTGCGCTTCGTCTTCGGAATCCGGGTCTGGTACTAG
- a CDS encoding glutathione S-transferase family protein, which yields MKLYNMNLSNFATKSRLVIYEKGLNVEMVATDSHSAEYLKINPLGKIPTLDADGAIILESEVINEYLEEKYPTPALMPKSPEARAKVRVMSRFHDLYLEPPLRALFPQMNPKTRDQKLVADKLAEIATRLDQLDRMLPESGFACGADFTLADCAIAPTMFFVANLLPAFGAKSALEGRPRLAAWWEHVQTRPSVQKGLAEMGEAMAAMQRGGN from the coding sequence ATGAAGCTCTACAATATGAATCTATCCAACTTCGCGACCAAATCACGGCTCGTGATTTACGAAAAGGGCCTCAACGTCGAGATGGTCGCGACGGACAGTCATTCAGCCGAATACCTCAAGATCAATCCGCTCGGCAAAATCCCGACCCTCGACGCCGACGGCGCCATCATCCTCGAGTCCGAAGTCATCAATGAGTACCTCGAGGAGAAATACCCGACGCCCGCCTTGATGCCGAAATCGCCGGAAGCCCGCGCCAAAGTCCGCGTGATGAGCCGCTTCCACGACCTCTATCTCGAGCCGCCGCTGCGCGCGCTGTTTCCGCAGATGAATCCCAAAACGCGCGATCAAAAGCTGGTCGCCGACAAGCTCGCCGAAATCGCGACCCGTCTCGATCAACTCGATCGGATGCTGCCTGAGAGCGGCTTCGCCTGCGGCGCCGATTTTACGCTCGCCGATTGCGCGATCGCACCCACCATGTTCTTCGTCGCCAATCTGCTGCCGGCCTTCGGCGCCAAATCCGCCCTCGAGGGACGCCCGCGCCTCGCGGCCTGGTGGGAGCACGTGCAGACCCGGCCATCCGTGCAGAAAGGCCTCGCGGAAATGGGCGAAGCGATGGCCGCGATGCAGCGCGGCGGCAACTGA
- a CDS encoding glycogen/starch/alpha-glucan phosphorylase — MAVPPLSEVNRNLFNTLIDHHIRFTLAKRRVQLTKIDWYRVTALVVRDMLVEKMLATRARFDRADAKKLYYLSLEFLIGRSLENNLFNLGLIGICRDFLAENGIDLQQLFDEEPDAALGNGGLGRLAACFLDSLATMDMPGYGYGINYEYGLFRQEIRGGYQIERPDAWQREISPWLVPRPHESCRIPVYGRVEHRFDRKGRYRPIWIDQRILIGMPHDLPIAGFGGRTVNFVRLYSASASDEFDMQIFNAGDYMKAVEQKMFSENISKVLYPSDSVAAGRELRLLQEYFFVACAVQDIVRGYFSRGEDFIDFPAKVAIQLNDTHPALTIAELMRFFVDEQDLEWETAWEITRNTVAYTNHTLMPEALERWPVSLLERVVPRHLQVIYEINRRFLGEVAAAWSDAPERAKRISIVQEGGDPQIHMANLAIVGSHSINGVSKLHSDLLKTRLVPDFFRLWPERFSNKTNGVTQRRWLLMANPGLAHLLDATIGGGWATNLELLGGVEKFADDAEFHKAFNAIKRANKERLARIVNRLAAVDVDPTAVFDVQAKRIHEYKRQLLMALGIVHHYLTLVDDGVEPSIPRAYFMAGKAAPGYWAAKMIIKLINNLADVINGDPKTRELIKVAFLPDYRVSLAEKIIPAADVSEQISTAGREASGTGNMKFAMNGALTIGTLDGANIEIRDAVGAENIFIFGLTAEKIEELTTLGAYHPREYYEADPRLRRVLDELASDRFCPNEPGLFRWVRDVLLNHDEYFLLADFGSYVDTQSEISTQYQNRQLWNKKAILNLSRIGYFSSDRAVAEYARDIWNLSQA; from the coding sequence ATGGCTGTTCCCCCGCTTTCCGAAGTAAATCGGAACCTGTTCAATACCCTCATCGATCATCACATCCGGTTCACGCTCGCCAAGCGCCGCGTCCAGCTCACCAAAATCGATTGGTATCGCGTCACCGCGCTGGTCGTGCGCGATATGCTGGTCGAAAAGATGCTCGCGACGCGCGCCCGCTTCGACCGCGCCGACGCCAAGAAGCTCTACTACCTCTCGCTCGAGTTCTTGATCGGGCGCTCGCTCGAAAACAATCTCTTCAACCTCGGGCTGATCGGCATTTGCCGCGATTTTCTCGCTGAAAACGGCATCGACCTGCAGCAACTGTTCGACGAGGAACCCGACGCCGCGCTCGGCAACGGAGGCCTCGGCCGCCTCGCCGCATGCTTCCTCGATTCGCTCGCCACGATGGACATGCCGGGCTACGGCTACGGCATCAACTACGAATACGGCCTGTTCCGCCAGGAAATCCGCGGCGGCTATCAGATCGAACGCCCCGACGCGTGGCAGCGCGAGATCTCGCCGTGGCTGGTCCCACGGCCGCACGAGTCGTGCCGGATTCCGGTGTACGGCCGCGTCGAGCATCGCTTCGACCGCAAGGGCCGCTACCGTCCGATCTGGATCGATCAGCGCATTCTGATCGGGATGCCTCATGATTTGCCGATCGCCGGCTTCGGCGGGCGCACCGTCAATTTCGTAAGGCTCTATTCCGCCAGCGCATCGGACGAATTCGACATGCAGATCTTCAACGCCGGCGACTACATGAAGGCGGTCGAGCAGAAGATGTTCTCCGAAAACATCTCGAAGGTGCTCTACCCCTCCGACTCCGTCGCCGCCGGCCGCGAGCTTCGCCTCTTGCAGGAATACTTCTTCGTCGCGTGCGCGGTGCAGGATATAGTACGCGGCTACTTCAGCCGCGGCGAAGACTTCATCGATTTTCCCGCCAAAGTAGCTATTCAACTTAACGACACTCATCCCGCACTGACTATTGCGGAGTTGATGAGATTCTTCGTCGACGAGCAGGACCTGGAATGGGAGACGGCGTGGGAAATTACGCGCAACACGGTCGCCTACACTAATCATACGCTGATGCCCGAGGCGCTCGAACGATGGCCGGTGAGTTTGCTCGAGCGCGTCGTCCCCCGCCATCTGCAAGTCATCTACGAGATCAATCGCCGCTTCCTTGGCGAGGTCGCCGCCGCCTGGTCCGACGCGCCCGAACGCGCCAAACGAATTTCTATCGTGCAGGAAGGCGGCGATCCGCAGATTCACATGGCGAACCTCGCGATCGTCGGCAGCCATTCGATCAACGGCGTCTCGAAACTTCATTCCGACCTGCTGAAAACCCGGCTGGTGCCGGACTTCTTCCGGCTGTGGCCCGAACGTTTCAGCAACAAGACCAACGGCGTCACCCAGCGCCGATGGCTGCTGATGGCTAATCCCGGACTCGCCCATCTGCTCGACGCGACTATTGGCGGTGGGTGGGCCACCAACCTGGAACTGCTGGGCGGCGTCGAAAAATTTGCCGACGACGCCGAATTTCACAAGGCATTCAACGCCATCAAGCGCGCCAACAAGGAGCGGCTCGCGCGAATCGTCAATCGTCTCGCGGCAGTTGACGTCGATCCGACAGCGGTTTTCGACGTTCAAGCCAAGCGTATCCATGAATACAAACGCCAGCTCCTGATGGCGCTCGGCATCGTCCACCATTACCTGACGCTCGTCGATGACGGCGTCGAACCTTCGATTCCGCGCGCCTACTTCATGGCCGGCAAGGCCGCGCCCGGCTACTGGGCCGCCAAGATGATCATCAAGCTGATCAACAACCTCGCCGACGTGATCAACGGCGATCCGAAAACGCGCGAACTGATCAAGGTCGCGTTTCTCCCCGACTACCGGGTCTCGCTCGCCGAAAAAATCATCCCGGCCGCCGACGTGTCGGAGCAGATTTCGACCGCGGGCCGCGAGGCGTCGGGCACCGGCAACATGAAGTTCGCGATGAACGGCGCGCTGACCATCGGAACCCTCGACGGCGCAAACATCGAAATCCGGGACGCGGTCGGTGCGGAGAACATTTTCATCTTTGGCCTGACTGCGGAAAAAATCGAGGAGCTCACGACGCTGGGCGCGTATCATCCGCGCGAGTATTACGAAGCCGATCCGCGCCTGAGAAGAGTGCTCGACGAACTCGCTTCGGATCGGTTTTGTCCCAACGAACCGGGACTCTTTCGATGGGTCCGCGATGTATTACTCAATCACGACGAGTATTTCCTGCTGGCCGATTTTGGTTCTTATGTAGATACTCAGTCGGAAATATCAACTCAGTATCAAAATCGGCAATTGTGGAACAAAAAGGCGATACTCAATCTTTCGCGGATTGGCTATTTCTCGAGCGATCGCGCGGTCGCCGAGTATGCGCGCGACATCTGGAACCTGTCGCAAGCCTGA
- a CDS encoding TIGR03620 family F420-dependent LLM class oxidoreductase, which produces MDIGKVGIWFFLDAMPAADTAAFAKMVEKNGYKALWIPEAIGREPFAHAAYLLSHTERLNLATGIANIYARDPITMSSASKTVSEQSGGRFLLGIGVSHKPLVTNLRGHSYDKPYSYMKDYLPKMKGALYGVPSGPKEVPVVLAALHPKMLALCAEQANGTHTYFVPPEHTAKARALIGPTAMICAAQAVILETDATKARTAARAYMKTYVPRLPNYTNNLKALGWADSEFENGCSDRLVDAIVAWGAEDKIRDRIDAHLKAGATHVCILPLRADNTPLPDNRAVEAFAQR; this is translated from the coding sequence ATGGATATCGGAAAAGTCGGAATATGGTTCTTCCTCGACGCGATGCCTGCGGCCGACACCGCCGCGTTCGCGAAGATGGTCGAAAAGAATGGCTACAAGGCGCTCTGGATCCCCGAGGCGATCGGCCGCGAGCCATTCGCGCACGCCGCCTATCTGCTGAGCCATACCGAGCGGCTGAATCTCGCGACTGGTATCGCCAACATCTATGCGCGCGATCCCATCACGATGTCGTCCGCTTCGAAGACCGTCTCCGAACAGTCGGGCGGCCGCTTTCTGCTCGGAATTGGCGTCAGCCACAAACCGCTGGTCACCAATCTGCGCGGGCACAGTTACGACAAGCCCTACAGCTACATGAAGGATTATCTGCCGAAGATGAAGGGCGCCCTCTATGGGGTTCCAAGCGGGCCCAAGGAAGTGCCGGTCGTGCTTGCGGCGCTCCATCCCAAGATGCTTGCGCTGTGTGCCGAGCAGGCCAACGGCACGCATACCTACTTCGTGCCGCCGGAGCATACCGCGAAGGCGCGCGCGCTAATTGGACCCACCGCGATGATCTGCGCGGCGCAAGCGGTGATCCTCGAGACCGACGCGACCAAGGCTCGCACTGCGGCCCGCGCCTACATGAAGACCTACGTGCCGCGGCTGCCGAACTACACCAACAATCTCAAGGCGCTCGGATGGGCCGACAGCGAATTCGAAAACGGATGCAGCGATCGGCTCGTCGATGCGATCGTGGCGTGGGGCGCCGAGGATAAGATTCGCGATCGAATCGACGCTCACCTCAAAGCGGGCGCCACTCACGTCTGTATTCTGCCGCTCCGCGCCGATAATACGCCGCTCCCCGACAATCGCGCGGTCGAGGCCTTCGCGCAGCGCTAG
- a CDS encoding methane monooxygenase/ammonia monooxygenase subunit A, translating into MDWKDRRWWITLTPMILISMPAAVQYIFWQKFRLPFAATLLTLCLVAGEWLNWTANFAGWGYFPLDFVWPATLIPSGIALDVILMLTGSYVMTAIIGGGLWSLLFYPANWVMLARYMLPTNMNGFLMSLADVMGYQFVRTGTPEYLRYIDRGTLRSFGQDPIYISMFFAAFACMVVYILFVGVGYLFTKAQFSWLKRI; encoded by the coding sequence GTGGATTGGAAAGATCGGCGATGGTGGATCACTTTGACGCCTATGATCCTGATCTCGATGCCCGCCGCGGTCCAGTACATCTTCTGGCAAAAGTTCAGGCTCCCGTTCGCGGCGACGCTCCTGACCCTCTGCCTGGTCGCTGGCGAGTGGCTGAATTGGACCGCCAACTTCGCCGGGTGGGGCTACTTCCCGCTCGACTTTGTATGGCCGGCGACGCTGATTCCGTCGGGAATAGCGCTTGACGTTATCTTGATGCTGACTGGCAGCTACGTCATGACGGCGATCATCGGCGGCGGGCTTTGGTCACTGCTGTTCTACCCCGCGAACTGGGTGATGCTGGCGCGCTACATGTTGCCTACCAACATGAACGGCTTCCTCATGTCGCTCGCCGATGTAATGGGCTATCAGTTCGTGAGGACCGGAACTCCCGAATATCTGAGGTATATTGACCGGGGCACGCTACGCTCCTTCGGCCAGGATCCGATCTATATATCGATGTTCTTCGCGGCGTTTGCCTGCATGGTGGTGTACATATTATTCGTCGGCGTCGGCTATCTATTTACCAAAGCTCAGTTTAGTTGGCTCAAGCGCATATAA
- a CDS encoding copper resistance system multicopper oxidase has translation MASGVIAGLDLWRWPALALNARNEQAVLTGNHFDLVIEEVAVNITGRPAIATAINGSVPGPLLRWREGDTVTLSVTNRLREQTSVHWHGVRSPADMDGVPGLSFPGIDPGATFVYRIPVRQYGTYWYHSHSAFQEQTGHYAPLIIERRDKDPIQFDREYVIMLSDWTDQNPEMVLSNLKQQSSYYNFHQRTIGNFLSDARKGGLGATLSDRLMWGAMNMSPTDILDVSGATYTYLLNGLAPAANWTGLFKPGERVRLRFINASSMTIFDVRIPGLAMTVVQADGNDVEPVDVDEFRISVAETYDLIVQPNDWSAFTIFAQSEDRTGYARGTLAPRAGVVAAIPPMDPRPMRTMADMGMGSMPGMEMGHPSSKLQSVQPSPGHAEGDMGSMPGMEMATPKPSPSIGQSHLPVANPVQLQLGPEVDHVAETTTDRLAEPGAGLEGNGRRILTYANLRARYRGADPRPPDREFEFHLTGNMERFIWGFNGRTFSQNAPIRLKLGERVRFVLINDTMMEHPIHLHGLWSELENGNGEYRPYKHTLNVKPAERLSFLVSADTPGHWAFHCHLFFHMETGMFLTVIVS, from the coding sequence ATGGCCAGCGGCGTGATCGCTGGTTTGGACTTATGGCGCTGGCCGGCGCTGGCGTTGAACGCGCGTAACGAGCAAGCGGTACTTACGGGAAATCACTTTGACCTTGTGATCGAAGAAGTAGCGGTCAATATCACTGGTCGGCCAGCAATCGCCACCGCGATCAACGGATCTGTTCCGGGGCCGCTGCTGCGCTGGCGGGAAGGTGACACGGTCACGCTTTCTGTCACCAACCGCTTGCGGGAGCAGACATCAGTACATTGGCACGGCGTCCGATCTCCGGCGGACATGGATGGGGTCCCCGGGCTGAGCTTTCCCGGCATCGATCCGGGCGCGACGTTCGTTTACCGCATTCCGGTCCGACAGTACGGTACCTACTGGTATCACAGCCACAGCGCGTTTCAGGAACAGACCGGACATTACGCACCGCTGATTATCGAGCGTCGGGACAAGGATCCGATTCAGTTCGACCGTGAGTACGTGATTATGCTTTCGGACTGGACCGACCAGAACCCTGAAATGGTATTGAGCAATCTCAAGCAGCAAAGCAGCTACTACAACTTTCACCAGCGGACGATAGGCAACTTCCTATCGGATGCGCGCAAGGGCGGCCTCGGCGCAACGCTCTCGGATCGCCTGATGTGGGGCGCAATGAACATGAGTCCCACCGACATTCTCGACGTTAGCGGCGCAACCTACACCTATCTTCTTAATGGACTGGCGCCAGCCGCTAACTGGACCGGCCTGTTCAAACCAGGAGAGCGCGTCCGGCTTCGTTTTATCAACGCTTCATCGATGACGATCTTCGATGTTCGCATCCCGGGCCTTGCGATGACCGTCGTTCAGGCCGACGGCAACGATGTGGAACCTGTCGACGTTGACGAGTTCCGAATCTCAGTCGCTGAAACCTATGACCTCATCGTTCAGCCCAATGATTGGTCTGCCTTCACGATCTTCGCTCAGAGCGAGGATCGAACCGGCTACGCTCGCGGAACCTTAGCGCCGAGAGCCGGCGTGGTGGCGGCGATCCCGCCGATGGATCCTCGGCCGATGCGCACCATGGCCGACATGGGCATGGGCAGCATGCCGGGAATGGAGATGGGCCACCCCTCGTCCAAACTGCAGTCGGTGCAACCCTCGCCGGGCCACGCCGAAGGGGATATGGGCAGCATGCCCGGCATGGAGATGGCAACTCCAAAGCCGTCGCCGTCCATTGGGCAGAGTCATCTCCCGGTGGCGAATCCGGTTCAACTGCAGCTCGGGCCGGAAGTCGACCACGTTGCCGAGACGACTACCGACCGGCTAGCTGAGCCTGGAGCTGGTCTCGAGGGTAATGGCCGCCGGATCCTCACCTACGCGAACCTGCGCGCGCGTTACCGTGGCGCCGATCCGCGCCCTCCGGATCGTGAGTTCGAGTTTCACCTGACCGGAAACATGGAGCGGTTCATCTGGGGGTTCAACGGCAGGACGTTCTCACAGAATGCGCCCATTCGTTTGAAGCTTGGCGAGCGGGTGCGCTTCGTTCTGATCAATGACACCATGATGGAGCATCCGATCCATCTGCACGGTCTCTGGAGCGAACTGGAGAACGGCAACGGGGAATATCGCCCCTACAAACACACGCTCAACGTCAAGCCGGCGGAGCGCCTCAGCTTCCTCGTCAGCGCGGATACGCCTGGGCACTGGGCATTTCATTGTCACCTGTTCTTCCACATGGAAACCGGAATGTTCCTGACCGTGATCGTGTCATGA
- a CDS encoding methane monooxygenase/ammonia monooxygenase subunit B: protein MAPEWGKLMQSKRFISKTVSVRASALSLVIAVSIAAALAPGTAAAHGERAEPPFLRMATVQWYDTHWSSTRVNVNEQMTISGRFHIVKFWSFAIAAPELAYLNVDVPRAGDGPYGQHAKRR, encoded by the coding sequence ATGGCGCCGGAATGGGGTAAACTAATGCAATCGAAAAGGTTCATTTCGAAGACGGTGTCGGTCAGAGCCTCAGCGCTGTCACTAGTAATTGCTGTGAGCATCGCGGCCGCGCTGGCGCCAGGAACGGCGGCGGCGCACGGCGAGCGCGCCGAACCCCCGTTTCTAAGGATGGCCACCGTACAGTGGTATGATACGCACTGGTCGTCGACTCGCGTCAATGTAAACGAGCAGATGACTATATCCGGGCGTTTTCACATCGTTAAGTTTTGGTCATTCGCGATCGCCGCGCCCGAACTGGCGTATCTCAACGTTGACGTGCCCAGGGCCGGTGATGGTCCGTATGGCCAGCACGCTAAACGGCGTTAA
- a CDS encoding LLM class F420-dependent oxidoreductase yields the protein MKLGLMFVNSGPFSNPTLLAHLATTAERCGIESLWTVEHVVIPENYQSPYPYSSSGKIPGGEDVSIPDPLLPLTFIAAITKKVKLATGVLILPQRHPLYVAKELATLDTLSNGRAILGIGSGWLKEEFDSLGLDFHTRGARTDESIKAMRALWSEGSSSFHGKHFNFGPVKCYPKPIQKGGVPIHIGGHSTAAAKRAGRYGDGFFPALGEIPKLKDLFAIMKAEAEKAGRNPASIELSCMGRPRVDDLKALQDIGISRVVIAPPAFDADGLTRGLEKLQNEVIAKI from the coding sequence ATGAAGCTCGGCTTGATGTTTGTAAATTCGGGACCGTTCTCCAATCCAACTTTGCTCGCTCATCTCGCGACCACGGCGGAGCGATGCGGTATCGAGTCGTTGTGGACCGTCGAGCACGTCGTGATTCCGGAGAACTATCAGTCGCCGTATCCGTATTCGTCGAGCGGCAAAATTCCCGGCGGTGAGGACGTCTCGATACCGGACCCGCTGCTGCCGCTGACCTTCATCGCGGCGATAACGAAGAAGGTGAAGCTCGCGACCGGCGTGCTGATTCTCCCGCAGCGTCATCCTTTGTATGTGGCCAAGGAGTTGGCGACGCTCGACACACTATCGAACGGGCGCGCGATCCTGGGAATCGGCAGCGGATGGCTCAAGGAAGAATTCGATTCGCTGGGGCTCGATTTCCATACGCGGGGTGCGCGGACTGACGAATCGATCAAGGCGATGCGCGCGTTATGGAGTGAGGGATCGTCGTCGTTTCATGGCAAACATTTCAATTTCGGTCCCGTGAAGTGTTATCCGAAGCCAATCCAGAAAGGCGGCGTGCCGATCCACATCGGCGGGCATTCGACGGCGGCGGCGAAGCGCGCCGGTCGCTACGGTGACGGCTTTTTTCCAGCGCTCGGCGAGATACCCAAGCTCAAGGATCTGTTCGCGATCATGAAGGCGGAGGCCGAGAAGGCGGGGCGCAATCCGGCATCGATCGAACTGTCGTGCATGGGGCGTCCGCGCGTCGATGACTTGAAGGCGCTGCAGGACATCGGGATTTCGCGCGTCGTGATCGCGCCGCCGGCATTCGACGCAGACGGACTCACGCGCGGCCTCGAAAAACTTCAGAACGAAGTGATCGCGAAAATTTGA